A genomic window from Erythrobacter sp. BLCC-B19 includes:
- the gltX gene encoding glutamate--tRNA ligase: MASESSSADTATTGEVVTRFAPSPTGYLHIGGARTALFNWLYARHHGGRTLLRIEDTDRKRSTQDAIDKIIEGLAWLGLDYDAPPVFQSDRAERHAEVAQILLAAGHAYKCFATPEELEAMREHQRANKQPLRYDGRWRDRDPAEAPEGAPFVIRLKTPNEGEVTIHDQVQGPVTVKNEEIDDYIILRADGTPTYMLAVVVDDHDMGVTHVIRGDDHLNNAFRQLPIIRAMNAIEGNWPDPVYAHIPLIHGSDGAKLSKRHGALGVENYRDEFGILPEALFNYLLRLGWGHGDREEITRTEAVELFDLSGVGKSPSRFDIKKLENLNGHYLREADDARLAALVAERLGEDADVELLTRAMPFLKVRAKSLIEVIEGAAFLFAKRPLAMTEKAAALLEGDARTILRVICNALAAQNDWTSEALEATTKALAEEQGLGLGKLAQPMRAALTGTTTSPGIFDVLVLLGRDEALARLEAQAA; the protein is encoded by the coding sequence ATGGCAAGCGAAAGCAGCAGCGCAGACACCGCCACCACTGGTGAGGTGGTCACCCGCTTCGCGCCCTCGCCCACGGGCTATCTGCATATCGGCGGCGCGCGCACCGCGCTGTTCAACTGGCTCTACGCCCGCCACCACGGCGGCCGCACGCTGCTGCGGATCGAGGACACCGATCGCAAGCGCTCCACCCAGGACGCGATCGACAAGATCATCGAAGGGCTGGCCTGGCTAGGGCTTGATTATGATGCGCCGCCGGTGTTCCAGTCCGACCGGGCCGAGCGCCACGCTGAAGTCGCGCAGATCCTGCTGGCCGCCGGCCACGCCTACAAGTGCTTTGCCACGCCTGAAGAGCTTGAGGCCATGCGCGAGCATCAGCGCGCCAACAAGCAGCCGCTGCGGTATGACGGCCGCTGGCGTGACCGCGATCCGGCCGAGGCGCCGGAAGGTGCTCCCTTCGTCATCCGGCTCAAGACCCCGAACGAAGGCGAAGTGACGATCCATGACCAGGTGCAAGGCCCGGTAACGGTCAAGAACGAGGAAATCGACGATTACATCATCCTGCGCGCTGACGGGACGCCGACCTATATGCTCGCGGTGGTGGTCGATGATCACGACATGGGGGTGACCCATGTGATCCGCGGCGACGATCACCTCAACAACGCCTTCCGCCAGCTGCCGATCATCCGCGCGATGAACGCGATCGAGGGCAACTGGCCTGATCCGGTCTATGCCCACATCCCGCTGATCCACGGCAGCGACGGGGCCAAGCTGTCCAAGCGCCACGGTGCCTTGGGGGTCGAGAATTATCGCGACGAATTCGGCATCCTGCCCGAGGCGCTGTTCAATTATCTGCTGCGTCTGGGCTGGGGGCACGGCGACCGCGAGGAAATCACCCGCACCGAGGCTGTCGAGCTGTTCGACCTTTCCGGCGTTGGCAAGAGCCCGTCGCGCTTCGACATCAAGAAGCTCGAGAATCTCAACGGTCACTATCTGCGCGAGGCTGATGACGCGCGCCTTGCCGCGCTGGTTGCCGAAAGGCTGGGCGAGGATGCCGATGTCGAGCTGCTGACCCGGGCGATGCCGTTTCTCAAAGTCCGCGCCAAGAGCCTCATCGAAGTCATTGAGGGCGCAGCATTTCTCTTTGCCAAACGCCCCCTGGCTATGACCGAAAAGGCCGCCGCCCTGCTCGAAGGTGACGCGCGCACCATCCTGCGCGTCATTTGCAACGCACTTGCAGCGCAAAACGACTGGACAAGCGAGGCGCTCGAAGCCACTACGAAGGCGCTCGCCGAGGAGCAGGGATTGGGCCTTGGCAAGCTGGCGCAGCCGATGCGCGCGGCGCTAACCGGGACGACCACATCACCCGGTATTTTCGACGTGCTGGTC